A single window of Leptospira wolffii serovar Khorat str. Khorat-H2 DNA harbors:
- a CDS encoding DUF4349 domain-containing protein translates to MHFRISTLFILFFLGCASTANYDRAASFKEASTTDDGKNSEPRIIVYDARLELETKDPETVSKAIADLAGKYEGYTVVSGNRYTKIRVLSKYFQKAISDIETLGEVTDKEVSGKDVTEEFTDTKIRLENKTKARDRYLELLKKAENVEATLKVERELERLNTEIESYKGKIESLSHLAKYSTVQVRIEKKKTLGPLGYVFWAIGKGIRLLFVWD, encoded by the coding sequence ATGCATTTCCGTATTTCTACCTTATTTATCCTATTCTTCTTAGGTTGCGCGTCCACGGCAAACTATGATAGAGCCGCTTCTTTCAAAGAAGCGTCGACGACCGACGACGGGAAAAATTCGGAACCTAGAATCATCGTCTACGATGCCAGATTGGAATTGGAAACCAAAGATCCGGAAACGGTGTCCAAAGCGATCGCGGATTTAGCTGGAAAATACGAAGGCTATACGGTGGTTTCCGGCAATCGATATACCAAAATCAGGGTATTATCTAAGTATTTCCAAAAGGCGATATCCGATATCGAAACCCTGGGAGAAGTAACGGACAAGGAAGTATCCGGCAAGGACGTAACCGAAGAATTCACCGATACCAAGATCCGTTTGGAAAACAAGACCAAAGCGCGAGACAGGTATCTGGAGCTTTTAAAGAAAGCGGAGAACGTGGAAGCGACATTGAAGGTCGAAAGAGAATTAGAAAGATTGAATACTGAAATCGAAAGTTATAAGGGTAAAATAGAAAGTCTTAGTCATTTGGCCAAATATTCGACCGTCCAAGTCCGCATCGAAAAGAAAAAGACCTTAGGTCCCTTAGGATATGTTTTCTGGGCGATAGGAAAAGGGATCCGACTCCTATTCGTTTGGGACTGA
- a CDS encoding DUF6125 family protein, which produces MTKYEDLGKETVRELLNANWMTHDALWFANCIQEFGIEKANLVNKASVRMMAKAEAKRLRRALQVRKVRTFQELEEFIDTGFRVIRGNFMDFEILFERPSTIIWKVPRCFAYEGVKRLGYIESYHCGIVDRMAGWLDELGISYEIDPVFGGCLKHTVGRCEMRFSVKFPNG; this is translated from the coding sequence ATGACCAAATACGAAGATCTAGGCAAAGAAACCGTGCGAGAGTTGTTGAACGCGAATTGGATGACACATGACGCATTATGGTTCGCCAATTGCATTCAGGAATTCGGTATCGAGAAAGCGAATCTAGTCAATAAAGCGTCCGTTCGCATGATGGCGAAGGCGGAAGCGAAGCGTCTTCGTAGGGCGTTGCAAGTGCGTAAGGTACGGACATTCCAAGAATTGGAGGAATTTATCGATACAGGGTTTCGAGTCATTCGCGGGAATTTCATGGATTTCGAAATTCTCTTTGAACGTCCGTCCACGATAATATGGAAAGTTCCCAGATGCTTTGCCTACGAAGGAGTGAAAAGGCTCGGATATATCGAAAGCTATCACTGCGGTATTGTGGATCGCATGGCCGGTTGGCTAGACGAGTTAGGTATTTCCTATGAAATTGATCCCGTTTTCGGCGGGTGTTTGAAGCATACGGTAGGGCGTTGCGAGATGAGATTTTCTGTGAAATTTCCAAATGGTTAA
- a CDS encoding tetratricopeptide repeat protein: protein MDKKTSRTVPPKRRIFTEILKENYTFALTLIDREMTEKGKDPELLYNFAICCSRTGNHKKCVSILQELLETFPKFSERDNVFRMMIYSMIKTGNHKEAIQKADERLKLSLDDIVLLSLKASALEKSGDTKGAIETHLRILRLRPEHKNSLNSVAYLLLEGKEPGPEELKTAMENLKLALQLEPENAAYLDSFGVLLSKLGKKEEARKAFEKALLKAPSEDIILEHLKNLSPSNPQAT from the coding sequence ATGGATAAGAAGACCTCCCGAACAGTTCCCCCAAAGAGAAGAATATTCACCGAGATCCTAAAGGAAAATTATACCTTCGCGCTCACATTGATCGATAGGGAAATGACCGAAAAGGGAAAGGATCCGGAGCTACTTTATAATTTTGCGATATGCTGCTCCCGGACCGGGAATCATAAAAAATGCGTTTCCATACTACAGGAATTACTGGAGACCTTCCCAAAATTCTCGGAGAGAGATAATGTGTTTCGGATGATGATCTATTCCATGATTAAAACCGGAAATCACAAGGAAGCGATTCAAAAAGCGGACGAAAGATTAAAGCTATCGTTGGACGATATAGTGCTTCTTTCCCTCAAGGCCTCGGCTCTGGAAAAATCCGGGGACACAAAGGGAGCTATCGAAACTCATTTGAGAATTCTGAGACTTCGTCCGGAGCATAAAAACAGCCTAAATTCGGTCGCTTACCTTCTACTGGAGGGCAAGGAGCCAGGACCGGAAGAATTAAAGACGGCAATGGAGAACCTGAAGCTGGCCTTACAATTGGAACCGGAAAATGCCGCCTATCTGGACTCTTTCGGAGTCCTTTTATCCAAATTGGGCAAGAAAGAAGAAGCGAGAAAAGCCTTCGAAAAAGCTCTCCTGAAAGCCCCGTCCGAGGACATTATCTTAGAGCACCTAAAAAATCTCTCTCCGAGCAATCCACAAGCGACTTGA
- the surE gene encoding 5'/3'-nucleotidase SurE, giving the protein MNILITNDDGITSNGILALEKVLGKKHNTFLIAPLKERSATSMALSIYDSLRVEKVNENHYIVDGYPVDCVNIGLHGNIFPKIDVVLSGINRGVNMGHDVHYSGTVGAARHGAIHNRISLAISSGNVDKTYDFLSEAELVSEILDAWSDHFQSGTVYNINIPLRFERDLSSIETVSLGKRTYVDTYHSNPIIGGISDFYLGGSELGHVEEPGTDFDTFFRGKVALTPLGLNQTYEPELENFRKKIRSKSEYKNG; this is encoded by the coding sequence ATGAACATACTCATCACCAACGACGACGGAATCACTTCGAACGGAATCCTGGCTCTAGAAAAAGTTTTAGGCAAAAAACATAATACGTTCTTGATCGCACCTTTGAAGGAAAGATCCGCCACATCGATGGCATTGAGCATCTACGATTCTCTCCGAGTGGAGAAGGTAAACGAGAACCATTATATCGTAGACGGGTATCCTGTGGATTGCGTGAACATAGGTCTCCACGGAAATATCTTTCCTAAAATAGACGTGGTGCTTTCGGGAATCAATCGGGGAGTCAATATGGGACATGATGTCCATTATTCCGGAACTGTAGGAGCCGCAAGACACGGAGCGATTCATAATAGGATCAGTTTGGCGATCAGTTCCGGCAACGTGGATAAGACCTATGATTTTCTTTCCGAGGCCGAACTCGTATCCGAAATATTGGATGCCTGGTCGGACCATTTTCAGTCGGGAACCGTTTATAATATAAATATTCCTCTTCGATTCGAAAGAGATCTATCTTCCATCGAAACGGTAAGCCTAGGTAAAAGGACCTATGTCGACACCTATCATTCCAATCCGATCATAGGCGGGATCTCCGATTTCTATCTGGGAGGATCGGAATTAGGACATGTAGAAGAGCCCGGAACGGACTTCGATACGTTTTTCCGAGGAAAAGTAGCGCTCACTCCTTTGGGATTAAACCAGACTTACGAGCCAGAATTGGAGAATTTCCGAAAAAAAATCCGCTCGAAATCAGAGTATAAGAATGGATAA
- the sppA gene encoding signal peptide peptidase SppA — translation MDRNRIALAVTFVVTILSLFIGLINLASTISPSKLAKVEGGGGFGTERLGAALIKIEGEIHSGNSSFETAGANTILKQLRALEDDSNIVGILIEINSPGGSVGASQEIYQEIMYLRKEKNKKVVVSMKDIAASGGYYIAAGADKIFALGGTLTGSIGVIAIAPNIKGLLDRYGIKVRTFKEGKYKDSLSLFRDNTPEEDAMIQKMLSDTYEEFIEDVAKGRNQTVKFVQSLAEGRVYSGQEAFRNKLVDDIGGRREALAELSKLCNYDGILPLYEEETDPFDRFLQLLQAKTGAFFGGEKILLQELKRSPVLVLYPHAMAW, via the coding sequence GTGGATCGAAATCGCATCGCCTTAGCAGTCACATTTGTAGTAACTATTCTCTCCCTATTCATAGGCCTTATCAATTTGGCCTCCACTATTTCCCCTTCGAAACTCGCCAAAGTGGAAGGCGGCGGCGGTTTCGGAACCGAAAGATTAGGGGCGGCACTCATCAAAATCGAAGGGGAAATCCACTCGGGAAATTCCAGCTTCGAAACGGCGGGTGCAAATACGATCCTCAAACAACTTCGCGCCTTGGAAGACGATTCCAATATCGTCGGAATTCTTATCGAGATCAATTCGCCGGGAGGTTCCGTCGGAGCTTCGCAGGAAATCTACCAGGAGATCATGTATCTCCGAAAAGAGAAGAACAAGAAAGTAGTAGTCTCCATGAAGGATATTGCCGCCTCGGGAGGTTATTATATCGCCGCCGGAGCGGATAAGATCTTCGCATTAGGCGGAACCTTGACCGGTTCCATAGGAGTGATCGCAATCGCTCCGAATATCAAAGGACTCCTGGATCGTTACGGGATCAAGGTTCGCACGTTTAAGGAAGGCAAATACAAGGATTCCCTTTCCCTTTTCCGGGACAATACTCCCGAAGAGGATGCGATGATACAAAAAATGCTCTCGGATACTTACGAGGAATTCATCGAGGATGTTGCCAAGGGCAGAAACCAAACCGTTAAATTCGTACAGTCCCTAGCGGAAGGTAGAGTGTATTCCGGACAAGAAGCGTTTCGTAACAAGTTAGTGGACGATATCGGGGGAAGAAGAGAAGCTCTCGCGGAATTATCCAAGCTTTGCAATTACGACGGTATCCTTCCTCTTTATGAAGAAGAAACGGATCCGTTCGATCGCTTCTTACAATTATTGCAGGCTAAAACGGGAGCCTTCTTCGGAGGGGAAAAAATTCTCCTACAAGAATTGAAGAGATCTCCGGTTCTCGTCCTTTATCCGCACGCGATGGCTTGGTGA
- a CDS encoding Acg family FMN-binding oxidoreductase yields MKAINREEFLKLALSSGLILTVPELLWASSDSDREPYEREDALGEKALSESLAPILKAIRIGISAPNPHNTQAWKFKILNDTSALLYVDASRLLKDTDPPARQIHIGQGTFLETLSIGTSRLGHTAAISLFPEGKYSAADFGKKPVAKIILQKSNSTTLDPLADFISERRTVRSLYSGDDLSQEDFHKIVTDAGARYSEFKFLPKEGSEKLRKQLVSAMAVETYAYKQYEESRIWFRYSDKEIAEFKDGISMRGFGLSGIKYWFASKFILTPGKEVWHSEENQKSGLDIFADQIESSKGFIYLKTKKNEIIDWIQAGRDYARLHLAAVKNGFALHPLSQILQEFPEMDSLRKELDADQKVLPGEKIQMLVRLGRSDYRYFSPRRNLDRFILADKK; encoded by the coding sequence ATGAAAGCTATCAATCGGGAAGAATTTTTAAAATTAGCCCTTTCCTCCGGTCTTATACTCACCGTTCCTGAATTGTTATGGGCCTCCTCCGATTCGGATCGGGAACCTTATGAAAGAGAGGATGCCCTCGGCGAGAAAGCGTTATCCGAATCCTTGGCTCCTATTTTGAAAGCGATTCGGATAGGTATCAGTGCTCCGAACCCTCATAATACCCAAGCCTGGAAGTTTAAAATCTTAAACGACACTTCCGCACTTCTATATGTGGATGCGAGTCGATTACTAAAGGATACGGATCCTCCTGCACGACAAATTCATATTGGGCAGGGAACCTTTCTGGAAACGCTTTCTATCGGAACTTCCCGTCTCGGGCATACAGCGGCGATTTCTCTTTTTCCGGAAGGCAAATATTCCGCTGCCGACTTCGGTAAGAAGCCGGTTGCCAAAATAATATTACAAAAATCAAATTCTACGACATTGGATCCGCTTGCTGATTTCATTTCCGAAAGGAGGACGGTTCGCTCCCTCTATTCCGGCGATGACCTTAGCCAGGAGGATTTTCATAAGATAGTAACGGACGCAGGAGCCCGTTACTCGGAATTTAAATTCTTACCTAAAGAAGGATCCGAAAAATTAAGAAAGCAATTGGTATCCGCAATGGCTGTGGAGACTTACGCATATAAACAATACGAAGAAAGCCGGATCTGGTTTCGTTATAGCGACAAGGAAATCGCAGAATTCAAAGACGGAATTTCCATGAGAGGATTCGGGCTATCCGGCATCAAATACTGGTTCGCAAGTAAATTTATTTTAACTCCAGGCAAGGAAGTTTGGCATTCCGAAGAAAATCAGAAATCGGGACTGGATATCTTTGCCGATCAGATCGAAAGTTCCAAGGGATTTATCTATCTCAAAACTAAGAAGAATGAGATCATAGACTGGATCCAAGCGGGACGGGATTATGCGCGTTTGCATTTGGCGGCGGTCAAGAACGGATTCGCTCTGCATCCTCTGAGCCAAATTCTACAGGAATTTCCTGAGATGGATTCGTTGAGAAAGGAATTGGATGCGGACCAAAAAGTTCTCCCCGGCGAGAAAATCCAAATGTTGGTTCGTTTGGGCCGTAGCGATTATCGTTATTTCAGTCCGAGAAGAAACCTGGATCGATTTATCTTAGCGGATAAAAAGTGA
- a CDS encoding DUF488 domain-containing protein, with protein sequence MKISTKRVYDPPDSQDGKRILVDRLWPRGISKEAGKIDLWLKEISPSDSLRKWYNHDIEHWEEFKTRYFRELDSNPDGVAKLKSALDRAKITFLYSSKNTTHNNAVALLEYLSV encoded by the coding sequence GTGAAGATCTCGACCAAAAGGGTTTATGATCCTCCCGATTCCCAGGATGGAAAAAGGATCTTGGTGGATAGACTTTGGCCAAGGGGAATCAGTAAGGAAGCGGGCAAGATCGATCTTTGGCTAAAGGAGATTTCCCCTAGCGATTCTCTTCGTAAATGGTACAATCACGATATCGAGCATTGGGAAGAATTTAAGACTCGGTATTTTCGGGAGTTGGACTCTAATCCGGACGGCGTCGCCAAATTGAAATCGGCCTTGGATCGGGCAAAGATCACTTTCCTCTATTCTTCCAAGAATACGACTCATAATAATGCGGTCGCTCTTTTGGAATATCTTTCTGTCTGA
- a CDS encoding SH3 domain-containing protein, which translates to MYRILKFVLLLGIIVSCSPKKEPPAYNIPTSFAVSGDKVRLRKIPSDKGEVIALLRKGEPLEILEYDNSYPVTVPGTNGSYAYGIWVKVRVEGKSEGYIFSPYIGTNMGKENSPSYIAVSSGGAQDNFALMGVSSAGVLENHSAYYNGIATFSDSDLKKDLTLFDSTGTEIGALKNPRKAKNQDDCCFEIRLEGTYIPKSPEFSKSKAVIGRTVGSYSPSIPIVIEEDVPESIRKEIWEDTNRRIKSSSFDIPLNFKIATCQTDCKYRRFRTGSGFEYLITEKVGNLGYHPEPDTVEPSPHVYRIDRIESGKLIHLSLMFQFSYQGDTGKTFAVTDLNGDGLPEIWTYWSGYEWWYYTITVLKKDWVIRTYFGGGGGV; encoded by the coding sequence ATGTATCGTATCTTGAAATTCGTTCTACTCCTCGGCATTATCGTGAGCTGTTCTCCTAAAAAGGAGCCTCCGGCATATAATATTCCCACTTCTTTCGCCGTTTCCGGAGACAAGGTCCGTTTGAGAAAAATCCCTTCGGATAAAGGAGAAGTGATCGCTTTATTGCGTAAAGGCGAGCCTTTAGAAATATTAGAATATGATAATTCGTATCCAGTTACGGTGCCCGGCACGAACGGCAGCTACGCGTACGGAATCTGGGTAAAGGTTCGGGTGGAAGGAAAATCGGAAGGATATATTTTCAGTCCGTATATCGGAACCAATATGGGAAAGGAAAATTCTCCGTCTTACATAGCGGTTTCTTCCGGAGGAGCGCAGGATAATTTTGCCTTAATGGGAGTTTCTTCCGCGGGAGTATTGGAAAACCATTCCGCCTATTATAACGGTATCGCAACCTTTTCGGATTCCGACTTAAAAAAGGATCTTACTCTTTTCGATTCTACCGGAACGGAGATCGGAGCCTTAAAGAATCCTAGAAAAGCTAAAAATCAGGATGATTGCTGTTTTGAGATCCGCTTAGAGGGAACCTATATTCCGAAATCTCCTGAATTTTCAAAGTCGAAAGCGGTGATCGGAAGAACGGTAGGATCTTATTCTCCTTCCATACCTATCGTCATAGAAGAGGATGTCCCGGAATCTATTCGAAAGGAAATTTGGGAAGATACGAATCGTCGTATCAAGTCCAGCTCTTTCGATATCCCCCTCAATTTTAAAATCGCGACTTGCCAGACTGATTGCAAATACCGTAGATTTCGAACCGGAAGCGGATTCGAATATTTGATTACCGAAAAAGTCGGCAATTTAGGGTATCACCCCGAGCCGGATACTGTGGAACCTTCTCCCCATGTATATAGGATAGATAGGATCGAATCCGGCAAATTGATTCACTTGAGTTTAATGTTCCAGTTTTCTTACCAAGGCGATACCGGAAAAACTTTTGCGGTTACGGATCTAAACGGGGACGGTTTACCCGAAATTTGGACGTATTGGAGCGGATACGAGTGGTGGTATTATACGATCACGGTTTTGAAAAAAGATTGGGTGATCCGGACTTATTTTGGAGGAGGCGGAGGGGTATGA
- the ompL47 gene encoding multi-beta-barrel domain surface protein OmpL47 produces the protein MNRIPFWVPLASLLVSSAILAQTPTSTPPKSGTTQPKAETAKTQPSERETTSDKPDLYINSQSSFEFNSKDEGSSVDYIEYKIGSGDYTKYVSSITLVKEGLTKITYRAVDKAGNKEPEKHLSVLVDNTPPTTKIAPNSPLVVNDNTNYGTKGVTYSITAQDNLAGIQEIRVSINGAEAKVYDGKPIQLEKAGVNTIKFSATDKSGNTSTDSVLAVTVDQEKPTVELFGSALVTVKDKIYVKNGNSFTIKAADTLSGVKQILYKLDGADWKNYSEPVPVEAQGNHTIEAKSIDSVGNESEIKKIAFIVDTTPPETKIQKVDNKPASPSKPTASPSPAASAEN, from the coding sequence ATGAATCGAATTCCCTTTTGGGTTCCGCTAGCGAGTCTGCTAGTCTCCAGCGCTATTTTAGCACAAACGCCGACTTCCACTCCGCCTAAAAGCGGTACGACCCAACCAAAGGCGGAGACCGCCAAGACCCAGCCTAGTGAAAGAGAAACGACTAGCGATAAACCGGATCTTTACATCAACTCTCAGTCCTCTTTCGAGTTCAATTCCAAGGACGAAGGTTCTAGTGTGGATTATATCGAATACAAGATAGGCTCCGGCGATTATACCAAATATGTTTCTTCCATCACTCTCGTAAAAGAGGGCCTGACTAAGATCACTTACCGCGCCGTGGATAAAGCGGGTAATAAGGAACCCGAAAAGCATCTCTCGGTACTCGTGGACAATACTCCTCCTACGACTAAGATCGCTCCGAATTCTCCTCTTGTGGTGAATGATAATACGAATTACGGAACCAAGGGAGTTACTTATTCCATTACCGCTCAGGATAACCTTGCGGGAATCCAAGAGATCCGAGTCTCCATCAACGGAGCGGAAGCGAAGGTATACGACGGAAAACCGATCCAATTGGAGAAGGCCGGAGTGAATACCATCAAATTTTCCGCCACCGACAAATCCGGAAACACTTCCACCGATTCCGTTCTCGCGGTAACCGTGGATCAGGAAAAACCGACTGTGGAACTTTTCGGCTCCGCTCTAGTTACCGTAAAAGATAAGATTTACGTAAAGAACGGAAACTCATTCACGATCAAGGCAGCGGACACTCTTTCCGGAGTGAAACAAATCCTTTATAAATTGGATGGGGCCGATTGGAAGAATTACTCCGAACCGGTTCCCGTAGAGGCGCAAGGAAATCATACCATAGAGGCTAAATCGATCGACTCGGTCGGAAACGAAAGCGAGATCAAGAAAATCGCATTTATCGTGGATACCACTCCTCCCGAAACCAAGATACAGAAAGTGGATAATAAGCCGGCTTCTCCTAGTAAGCCTACAGCTTCTCCCTCTCCCGCAGCTTCCGCGGAGAATTAA
- a CDS encoding LysM peptidoglycan-binding domain-containing protein has translation MHSQNSVFSRFRSSILLILLAGFLAFHLGAEPKKGVKEDVFEYKVKKNDTLSKIAKEFLQDPRNWKELLKYNEIPNPSLIREGTTLLIPGFLRKDTISATGERIEPASGPIAITDFQKGQTQFSKDFAANGLPASWSKLAKDQLLSAEDWVKTDANSYVKITFAKSGTILELREKTLAKIRKADLETFSDYKINKDSGVIELKSGYLDAKVPPKKAGDETRKFLVVTPVAVVGVRGTELYVNSADEENTSVGCYKGELEVSAQGKTVAVPAGFGTTVVKGQAPSKPEKLPEKVELE, from the coding sequence ATGCATTCTCAGAATTCCGTATTTTCTCGTTTTCGTAGTTCGATTCTTCTGATCTTATTGGCGGGATTTCTGGCCTTCCACTTGGGAGCCGAGCCTAAAAAGGGAGTCAAAGAGGACGTTTTCGAATACAAAGTAAAGAAGAACGATACTCTCTCCAAAATCGCGAAAGAGTTCCTACAAGACCCTAGAAACTGGAAAGAATTATTAAAATATAATGAGATCCCGAACCCCTCCCTGATCCGAGAAGGTACTACCCTACTCATCCCAGGCTTCCTCAGAAAAGATACGATCTCCGCCACCGGAGAAAGAATAGAACCTGCCTCGGGTCCCATAGCGATCACTGATTTCCAAAAAGGACAGACACAATTCTCCAAAGACTTCGCCGCAAACGGCCTGCCTGCGTCCTGGTCCAAACTTGCGAAAGATCAGTTGCTCAGTGCGGAAGACTGGGTAAAAACGGATGCCAATTCTTACGTAAAAATCACTTTCGCAAAGAGTGGAACAATCTTGGAATTGAGGGAAAAGACCTTAGCCAAAATCCGTAAAGCGGATCTGGAAACGTTTTCCGATTATAAGATCAATAAGGACTCCGGAGTGATCGAATTGAAATCCGGATACCTGGATGCCAAGGTTCCTCCCAAGAAAGCCGGAGACGAAACCCGTAAATTTCTGGTCGTGACTCCTGTAGCCGTGGTAGGAGTCAGAGGTACCGAGTTATACGTGAATTCGGCAGACGAGGAAAATACTTCCGTAGGTTGCTATAAAGGAGAATTGGAAGTCTCCGCACAAGGAAAGACCGTTGCCGTTCCCGCAGGATTCGGAACTACGGTTGTGAAAGGCCAGGCCCCTAGTAAACCGGAAAAACTACCCGAAAAGGTGGAGTTAGAGTGA
- a CDS encoding superinfection immunity protein, with protein MLGNLGYAELLMLFIVVCLFFGFYFLPTIIGYFREKKLLPIFLINLFTGWICIGWFLALWLVLRKES; from the coding sequence ATGCTCGGAAATCTTGGGTATGCGGAATTACTGATGTTATTCATCGTCGTTTGCCTTTTTTTCGGTTTTTATTTCTTACCAACCATCATCGGGTATTTTAGGGAAAAGAAGCTCTTACCTATATTTTTGATCAATTTATTTACGGGTTGGATCTGTATAGGTTGGTTTTTGGCGCTTTGGCTAGTTTTGCGCAAAGAATCCTAA
- a CDS encoding PilZ domain-containing protein: protein MAGTNSLFDDKYEYRDPSQQKRKNARVKITIDGEFAVKGKTQRFPVFIVDIGTGGAGLETRTSVFEGDRIHLFGTINGKNMDLESEVIRVSGKKANVIFLNLSDEDKDLIQDLIHKKFFDKDKKPLS from the coding sequence ATGGCGGGCACGAATTCCCTTTTCGACGATAAATACGAATACCGGGACCCTTCTCAACAGAAGAGGAAGAATGCTCGCGTCAAAATCACGATCGACGGAGAGTTCGCTGTCAAAGGTAAGACCCAGAGATTTCCGGTCTTCATCGTGGATATAGGGACCGGCGGAGCGGGACTAGAAACCAGAACTTCCGTCTTCGAAGGGGATAGGATCCATCTTTTCGGAACGATCAACGGAAAGAATATGGATCTGGAATCCGAAGTCATCCGTGTTTCCGGTAAAAAGGCGAACGTCATCTTTCTCAATCTTTCGGACGAAGATAAGGATCTGATCCAAGACCTGATCCATAAGAAGTTCTTCGACAAAGATAAAAAACCCTTATCCTAA
- a CDS encoding NRDE family protein — MCTAIFYRNPTRKILGVGFNRDESVKRKPALLPRLLESPTGKAIAPVDADAGGTWIGITGTGEIFCLVNYYEATLKLLRNPVSRGLLVRSILLGERTPESYSASELEHYYPFKLFHVTLESTRAFIWDGKSYEIEENQETFTVFGSSFTQGPKAQVVRREVFEAEFLPKELPDSDGFVSIAKNFLSSHIPEKGALSACMHRRDAHTVSRTVISLEGEKVRFSYKNSQPCEEGPEEEYNFTLTEFRTSA; from the coding sequence ATGTGTACGGCGATTTTTTACAGGAACCCTACGAGAAAAATTCTGGGTGTGGGATTCAATCGGGACGAGTCCGTTAAGAGAAAACCCGCGCTCCTTCCCAGACTCCTAGAATCTCCCACCGGAAAGGCCATAGCCCCCGTGGATGCGGACGCGGGAGGAACCTGGATCGGGATCACCGGAACGGGAGAGATATTCTGTCTAGTAAATTATTACGAGGCGACTTTGAAATTGTTACGGAACCCGGTCAGTCGAGGACTACTAGTACGTTCCATTCTTCTAGGAGAAAGAACGCCGGAATCCTATTCCGCATCCGAATTAGAGCATTATTATCCGTTCAAACTCTTTCATGTTACCTTGGAATCCACTCGTGCCTTCATATGGGATGGTAAGTCCTACGAGATCGAAGAGAATCAGGAAACCTTTACCGTCTTTGGAAGCTCCTTCACTCAGGGCCCGAAAGCTCAGGTAGTAAGAAGAGAAGTCTTCGAAGCCGAATTTCTTCCTAAGGAATTACCGGACTCGGACGGATTCGTCTCGATCGCCAAAAATTTTCTATCTTCTCATATACCGGAAAAAGGCGCTCTCTCCGCTTGCATGCACCGTAGAGACGCGCACACAGTGTCTAGGACGGTAATTTCATTGGAAGGAGAGAAAGTTCGATTCTCCTACAAGAATTCCCAACCATGTGAAGAGGGACCGGAGGAAGAATACAATTTCACTTTGACTGAATTTCGAACTTCTGCATAA
- a CDS encoding NUDIX hydrolase, which produces MKFCSICGSSVSLKIPEGDSLPRYVCDSCGTIHYQNPKVIVGTIPVWEGKILLCKRAIEPRKGYWTLPAGFLENKETVEEGAARETEEEANAKIDILRLHSVYSIPHISQIYMFFLANLIDGTFSTSPESEEVKLFHPHEIPWDEIAFASVTFALKRYTEKADIPDTGIHLGSIRTRKLEDKS; this is translated from the coding sequence ATGAAATTCTGCAGCATCTGCGGCTCTTCCGTATCTTTGAAAATCCCCGAAGGGGACAGTTTACCCAGATACGTATGCGATAGTTGCGGGACGATTCACTACCAAAATCCTAAAGTCATCGTTGGAACGATTCCTGTTTGGGAAGGAAAGATCCTATTATGCAAGAGAGCCATAGAACCCAGAAAGGGATATTGGACTCTACCGGCAGGGTTTTTGGAAAACAAGGAAACTGTAGAAGAAGGAGCGGCGAGAGAAACGGAAGAGGAAGCGAACGCTAAGATCGATATACTGCGACTGCATTCGGTGTATAGCATCCCTCATATCAGCCAGATCTATATGTTCTTTCTTGCGAATCTGATCGACGGAACATTCTCTACAAGTCCGGAATCCGAAGAGGTCAAACTTTTTCACCCGCATGAAATTCCCTGGGACGAGATCGCTTTCGCTTCGGTCACATTCGCTTTGAAAAGGTACACCGAAAAAGCGGACATACCGGACACTGGAATCCATCTAGGATCCATACGGACCAGAAAACTGGAAGATAAATCCTAA